In a single window of the Raphanus sativus cultivar WK10039 chromosome 9, ASM80110v3, whole genome shotgun sequence genome:
- the LOC108835595 gene encoding WAT1-related protein At3g28050: MARKYFEREVLPVMALVIMECANVGLNTLFKAATLQGMSFHVFIVYSYGLAALLLLPSIFFSSRSRTLPPMNFSILYKIVVLGLIGCCSNIMGYTGINYSSPTLASAISNLTPAFTFLLAILFRMESVSFKRTSSVAKMLGTVVSIGGAFIVTLYNGPVVIAMSPPSVSLRSQSTNHNWVIGAAFLSVEYFMVPLWYIVQTQIMREYPSEFTVVCYYSLGVSFWTGLATLFTEGNDLNAWKIKPNIALVSIVCSGVFGSCINNTIHTWALRIKGPLFVAMFKPLSIAIAVAMGVIFLHDSLYIGSLIGATVITTGFYTVMWGKAKEVAMVEGDNKANNEDATNEDDLDSPSASQKAPLLESYKNDEHV; encoded by the exons ATGGCGCGAAAATACTTTGAGAGAGAAGTGTTGCCGGTAATGGCCCTGGTGATAATGGAATGTGCCAACGTTGGTTTAAACACTCTGTTCAAGGCAGCGACTTTGCAAGGCATGAGCTTCCATGTCTTCATCGTTTACTCTTACGGTCTCgctgctcttcttctccttccttccATATTCTTTTCCTCCAG ATCAAGAACTCTCCCACCAATGAATTTCTCAATTCTCTACAAAATCGTGGTTCTAGGGTTAATTGG ATGCTGCTCAAACATAATGGGGTACACAGGAATTAATTATAGCTCTCCAACACTTGCTTCTGCGATCAGCAACCTCACTCCTGCGTTTACCTTCTTGCTCGCCATCCTTTTCAG GATGGAGAGTGTATCGTTCAAAAGAACAAGTAGTGTGGCTAAAATGTTAGGAACCGTAGTTTCCATCGGAGGAGCTTTCATAGTGACTCTTTACAATGGTCCTGTGGTGATCGCTATGTCACCACCGTCCGTTTCTTTGAGATCACAGTCCACAAACCATAACTGGGTCATTGGTGCTGCGTTCCTTTCCGTCGAGTATTTCATGGTTCCTTTGTGGTACATTGTCCAG ACTCAAATCATGAGAGAGTATCCATCAGAGTTCACAGTTGTTTGTTACTATAGCTTAGGCGTGAGCTTTTGGACCGGGCTTGCCACATTGTTCACTGAAGGGAATGACTTGAATGCATGGAAGATAAAACCAAATATAGCTTTGGTGTCAATCGTTTGCTCG GGAGTTTTTGGATCTTGTATAAACAATACAATCCATACGTGGGCGTTGAGGATCAAGGGGCCTTTATTTGTTGCAATGTTCAAGCCTCTGTCGATTGCGATTGCGGTTGCAATGGGTGTGATCTTCCTCCATGATTCTCTCTACATTGGCAG CTTGATCGGGGCAACGGTAATAACGACAGGGTTTTACACTGTTATGTGGGGCAAAGCTAAGGAAGTGGCTATGGTCGAAGGTGACAATAAGGCTAACAACGAGGATGCCACCAACGAAGATGACCTTGATTCTCCATCAGCTTCACAGAAGGCTCCTCTATTGGAAAGTTACAAGAACGATGAGCATGTCTAA